In Proteus terrae subsp. cibarius, the genomic stretch TCGGGTGTGCCTTGCCGGTTCACCACGAAAGAGGATGTGGCTATGGCCGCAGACCCAATTCGTGACCCGGTGTGTTTGCTCCAATGGGACAGAACTCCGGATGAGGCTGAACAAACTACGCAGGACAACAACGGGATGAAAGTTGCCGGGCTGGTGGGGCAGGCTGTGAGCATTGGTGAACAACCTGTCGAATACAGCCTGTACCTGTTCAGTGGTGACGGTTCCAAGGTAAAAGTTGGGTCTGGCTCTCAGAACCTGACGGTAACTACTGCCTATGGCTCTGTTGGTTACACCCCGATTGATGACATTGCTCAGGTGAATCGCGTCATTGAAGACTTTGATGTGAACTTCAAGCAGAGCAAAGGTCCTGATTGTTCAATCACTCTCAGTGCTGACCGTGCGAAAAACGAGGCCGCGAACAAAGCTGTTGGCAGTGCAAGCCGCACCTGTCTGTTCGAGTGGCAGCAGATCCCCGATGGACTGGTCCAAGACCCGTTATCGGAATCTCCTTCGTTGTCAGGTTCCCTGGCCGAGAACGGTGATCACCCTCTGGGGTGGCGGGTAAGTATTTTCACCCGTAACGGCACTCGGGTGACGTTGAACGACGAGACTTTCAATGTCGAAGCGGTTGACCCACCAGCTCCGACCGTTGAACTAGCCTCCGACTACAACTTCAAAGACAACATCTACTTGGTGCCGATGACAGGTAACTACCTGGGTGATGCCATTATCAACTCTGAACGAGCTGATCTGGATATTGCCATATCGCGCAACTCTGATGTTCTTGAGTCTGAGACCTTCACTCCGGGATGGGGTGCCACCAATAAGGTGTATCGCCGCATCAATACCGATGAGCGAGCGTTGTGGGAGGAGACCACCTACAAGGTGAACGCGGCCTACAACAAGGTGCCTGATGTGAAGACTGAGGTTGTCTACCGGGCTATCTCTGCACCTTCTGACAGTATCCGTCCTATCGTTGAAGTTAAAGGTGATACCGCGATTGACACCCAGGCATTGCCGGTTAGGGTTCTCATCCGTGATCAGTACAAACCTGATGGTGACTATGACGCTAACACGATGGGGGTGTGGAAAGTACGCCTGATCCAGCAAAAGGCCTACAACGAGACGGTTGCGCTCACTGATTATGCGGAAGCATCGAACGGTGAAGCTCAGTTCTCAGTAGACCTGTCTGGTGTGGATACTTCCTCCGTCCGTATCGCTGCTGAGGCTGTTCTGGAAAGCCCTGTTGAGGGTTACAACCGCACAGAGTTGTCTATCAGACCTGCCTTCTTGACAGTGCTTCGTGGTGGTGCCATCGGTGCTGGCGTGGAGGCTCGCAAGTTGTCTGGTGAAGCTCCGTTCACTGCTGTGTTCAAGCTATCTTTGGACGACCGTCAGGATCTCCGGGCTACCGGCCAGGTTGTGTGGGAAACCAGTAAGGACGACGGTAAAACCTGGGAGCAGTTCATCCCAGAAGATCGATACAAGTATCAGCTTGTGAAGACCTTCGACAAGGGGGAGTACCAGGTTCGGGCCAAGGTGGTGAACGTCAACTCAGGTGCGGAAAAGTACACCGAAGCGGTCAGTGTTGTCGCTTACGACAAACCTGATATTGCTGTTATCGGCCCGACCACGTTGTTTGTCGGAAGTGAAGGCAAGTACACAGCGAACCTGACGTTGAACGATGAGCCAATCTCCGGTGGCAATGCCATTGTTGAGTGGTCTACTGACGGTGGCAAAACCTACGCGCAGACAGGGGATAGCATCACGCTTTCGAGCGATGAAGAAACCCGATACCGCCTGTGGGCTCGTGTGCGCTCTGCCACTGCACCGGCTGATGACGGCTATGCCTATGAAGTTGCGAAAACGGCAGTTGACTTCCGAGCAGTGAAGGCCCCCCGTCCTTACGTGACAGGGCCGCGAGTCATTGAGACCGGTAAGAAGTATGTGTTCAAAGCCGAAACCAGCCTGCCTTACCGTGGGATGGACGTGAAGCTGAACGGGTTCTTCACGCTGCCTGATGGCTCAATTGTGCAGGGTGATACTGCTGAGTACGTGCCTTCGGACACTGACCTCAACCAGGCTACTGTAGAAACGAAGTACACCACCTGGATCGAAGGATACCGAGATCAGGGTGCAGAAGCCTCGCATAGCCTACGCTCCCGCGTGTGGCAGTATGTATGGCCGAGCTTCGGAATGCAGGTCAGGAAGAACGCTGACGTGGCTCCTGCGACGATCACCGCGTCAGTGCGGCCAATTGCCTTCAACGGCAAGCTGGAAGAACCGACCTACGAGTGGGAGTTGCCGGAAGGCGCAGTGATTCAGGATCAGCGGCAGGATATTGTCCGGTCCTTTGTGATCAATGAGCCGGGCGATTACAACATCAAGGTGACTGTCCGTGATGCTCGCGGCCATGAAACCGTGATCGAGCAACCGCTCAAGATCGGCCAGGCAGAGCCCTATGCTATCGACCTGCAATACTCTGGCTCGAACAAATACGAGCGTGAGCCTCTGGATGTGCTGTTGCGACCGTACATTTCTGGCGGCCACCCACGCGACCGTATTTCGACTCGCGTCTACTCGGTAGATGGTACGCCGTTGGAAAGCAGCGGTTACTACGGCAGAGCAACTCTGGGCGCTGGTGAGCACAGCATCAAGCTGAAAATAACCTCAGAAATGGGGCATGAAGCTGAGGGCGAGGTGAACATCAATGTGGCAGAGAACAAGTTGCCTGCATGTAGCCTGAGCTCACGAGAGACCGTTGGGTCGTGGATCGTTTATGCGAACTGCGAAGATACCGATGGCCGCATGAAGTCCTACGAATGGACCATTGCCGGTGAGTTGCAGAGCATCAGCTCTGATCGAGTGACTATCAGCAAGGGCACCTATGAAACGATGCCGACCATCTCTCTGGTTGGGGTCGATGACTCTGGTGGCAAATCCGAAGCTGTTACCATGAACTAAGGTTCATTCCTCTCAAAGCCCGGTTCAGACCGGGCTTTTTTTTGTATCGCGCTGGAATTGTCCAAATTGGGCTATTACAGAGGCGAGTCTATTTCCCTCCCCCGGATACACTGCCCAGCATCCAGTAATCCAATCTTAGGGGATAGACATGCGGACAAAATTACTCGGGGCGCTGATGGTGTTCGGGATTATTACCGGCACGGCTCATGCGTCATCGAAATTGGAAATCACCGATCCCAGAGCGGCGAAGATAGAGGACATCGTAGAGCTACCCATCAAAGGGGTTCGAGCCGTCCAAAGTGATGGGCAGATCATGTTCCTCTCTGAAAACGGGCGATTTGTTATTTCAGGACAAATCTACGACCTGTGGAGCAAGAAGCCCCTCAACACGATGTCCCAAATGAGGGATGTAGCGGAGCGTATCCACTTCAAGAGCATGGGCATGGATGTGGACACGCTGAACACCGTTTCGATGGGGCGTGGTGACAAAGAGGTGGTGGTCTTTGTCGATCCTAGATGCGCGGTTTGCCATCAGCTCATGGGTGATGCCAAATCGCTGGTGGATGATTACACCTTTAAATTTATCGTGATTCCTGCTCTGGGTGCTGAGTCCAACCGCTTGGCAAAGAACTTGTACTGCGCGAAAGACAAAACCCACGCGCTCGATGCGCTGATGAACAACACCTTGGGTTCCCTTCCTTCAAAAGAAACCTGCGACCCCGGCCAATACGATCAAACGCTGCTGACAGCTCATTTCATTGGGATTGAGGGCGTTCCGTTCGTGGTTGCTCCGGATGGTCGTGTCAGCAAAGGACGTCCGAAGAACCTGAAATCATGGTTGGAGAGTGTTGAATGATCGTAACCATCAAAAAGAAACTCGAAGAAACGTTGATCCCGGAGCACTTGCGAGCTGCCGGGATTATTCCTGTCCTGGCCTATGACGAAGACGATCATGTCTTCCTTATGGATGACCACAGTGCAGGCTTTGGTTTCATGTGTGAGCCCCTGTGTGGTGCCGATGAAAAAGTTCAGGAGCGAATGAACGGTTTCCTGAATCAGGAGTTCCCGTCGAAGACTACGCTCCAGTTTGTTCTGTTCCGCTCCCCGGACATCAATCAGGAGATGTACCGGATGATGGGGTTGCGTGATGGCTTCCGTCACGAGCTGCTGACATCTGTCATCAAGGAACGGATTAACTTCCTCCAGCACCACACGACAGAACGCATATTTGCCAAGACCAACAAAGGTATCTACGACAATGGCTTGATCCAAGACCTCAAGCTGTTCGTTACGTGCAAAGTCCCCATCAAGAACAATAACCCGACTGAAAGCGAACTCCAGCAGCTCGCACAGCTTCGCACGAAGGTCGAATCATCGCTTCAAACCGTTGGTCTGCGTCCCCGCACAATGACGGCGGTGAACTACATCCGGATCATGAGCACCATCCTGAATTGGGGGCCGGATGCTTCATGGCGACATGACTCTGTGGATTGGGAGATGGATAAGCCCATCTGCGAGCAAATCTTCGATTACGGCACTGATGTGGAAGTCAGCAAGAACGGCATCAGGCTGGGGGACTACCACGCGAAAGTCATGTCAGCGAAAAAGCTGCCTGACGTTTTCTACTTTGGTGATGCGTTGACCTATGCCGGGGATCTCAGCGGCGGCAACTCCAGCATCAAAGAAAACTACATGGTTGTGACCAATGTGTTTTTCCCTGAGGCAGAAAGCACGAAAAACACTCTGGAGCGCAAACGCCAGTTCACTGTAAACCAAGCCTACGGGCCGATGCTCAAATTCGTGCCGGTGCTGGCGGACAAAAAGGAGAGCTTCGACACTCTCTATGAGTCCATGAAAGAGGGGGCTAAGCCAGTCAAGATCACCTACTCGGTGGTTTTATTTGCTCCAACCAAAGAACGTGTTGAAGCGGCGGCGATGGCCGCACGAAACATCTGGCGTGAATCTCGGTTCGAGCTGATGGAGGATAAGTTCGTTGCTCTGCCGATGTTCCTCAACTGCCTGCCATTCTGTACAGACCGGGATGCAGTGCGAGACCTATTCCGCTACAAGACCATGACAACCGAGCAGGCGGCTGTGGTCCTGCCGGTGTTTGGGGAATGGAAGGGGACCGGGACCTATCATGCAGCGCTGATTTCCCGCAACGGCCAGCTCATGAGTCTGTCTCTTCACGACAGTAATACCAACAAAAACCTGGTGATCGCAGCCGAATCCGGCTCGGGTAAATCGTTCCTTACCAACGAACTGATTTTTTCCTACTTGTCCGAGGGTGCTCAGGTCTGGGTTATTGATGCCGGTAAGTCCTACCAGAAGCTGTCGGAAATGCTCAATGGCGACTTCGTTCACTTTGAAGAAGGAACGCACGTCTGCCTCAACCCGTTCGAGCTCATACAGAACTACGAGGACGAAGAAGACGCGATTGTCAGCCTCGTTTGTGCAATGGCGTCGGCCAAAGGCTTGCTGGATGAATGGCAAATCTCTGCGCTGAAACAGGTCCTTTCTCGCCTGTGGGAAGAGAAAGGTAAAGAGATGAAGGTTGACGACATCGCTGAGCGCTGTCTGGAAGAAGAAAACGACCAGCGCCTCAAGGATATTGGTCAGCAGCTCTACGCCTTTACGTCGAAAGGTAGCTACGGGAAATACTTCTCTCGCAAGAACAACGTCAGCTTCCAGAACCAGTTCACTGTACTGGAGCTCGATGAACTGCAAGGGCGTAAGCACTTGCGTCAGGTTGTACTGCTCCAGCTTATTTACCAGATCCAGCAAGAAGTATTCCTGGGTGAACGTAACCGCAAGAAAGTCGTCATCGTGGATGAGGCCTGGGACCTGCTCAAAGAGGGCGAGGTCTCGGTCTTCATGGAACATGCCTACCGCAAATTCCGTAAGTACGGTGGCTCCGTTGTCATTGCAACGCAGTCCATCAACGACCTCTATGAGAACGCAGTGGGCCGCGCCATCGCGGAGAACTCGGCCAGCATGTACTTGCTCGGCCAAACCGAAGAAACCGTGGAATCTGTTAAACGTAGCGGTCGTCTGACCCTTTCAGAGGGCGGGTTCCACACCCTCAAGACGGTACACACCATCCAGGGCGTGTACTCAGAAATCTTTATCAAATCGAAGAGCGGCATGGGCGTCGGACGCTTGATAGTGGGCGACTTCCAGAAGCTGCTTTATTCGACCGATCCGGTGGACGTTAACGCCATCGACCAGTTTGTGAAACAAGGCATGAGCATTCCTGAGGCAATCAAGGCCGTGATGCGAAGCCGTCAGCAGGCTGCATAACCAGGGAGACAGTAATGGACATTAAATCAATCGCAATCGCCGCCATTCTCGGTGCCGCTGGTGGCTTCGGCGGTAGCTACTACGTGATGAGCGAACAAACGGCAAGCATCCATCAGCGTTTGAATCAAACCCCGCCAGTGGTCGTGGTTGACTTCGCTAAAGTGGCGTCGGCGTATCCCGCTGGTGCCTCTCAGGAGGAAGTTGAAAGACTGATGGTCAAGACCAATGACGCAATTTTGAAGTTGAAAGACGCAGGTTATTTGGTCCTTGACGCAAGTGCTGTCGTCGGTGCTCCAAGTGACGTGTACCTCCCTGATGAGGTGCTGAAATGAATTTTCCACTCAAGAAGTATTTCGTCAAAAAGGAATCCTGGAAGCGCTTCGGGGTTAAGGCCGGTGTGACACTACTGGTTCTTTGGGCTGCTGGTGCGGCCTTTGCCAGCCGCTACCGTATTGGCATTGATCCACAACAGGAGAAGTGCCTGCCGGGTTACACCTTCTTCCTCATTGATCTGAACGACCAAACTCTGGAGAGGGGAGCTGTTTACGCCTTCCAAGCCAAGAACATGCAGCCTTTCTACAAGGACGGGACTCGCATGGTCAAAATCCTCACCGGTATGCCGGGGGATAAAGTCGAGATCAACGATAAGTGGAAGATCACCGTCAATGGTGATGTCGTCGGAGAGGGGCTCCAGCTCGCAGGGAAACTACATCTGCCAGAGAGCCACTTTTACGGCAAGACCACGCTGAAAGAGAATAACTACTGGTTTATGGGCAAAAGCCCATTCAGCTTCGACTCACGTTACTGGGGGACTGTGAAAAATGATCAGATCATTGGCCGCGCATATCCCCTGTTCTAAGAGCGTTCTGGTGGCGTTGATATTCTCTGTGGCTGGCGGGGCATACGCTCAAGAGTCTCCGCTCACAGAGCAGGATAAGGCGCTTATTGAGAAAGGAAAGCAAATTGCCCAAAAGGCCCAGAAGATGGAAATGCCATCTCTGTTGCAAAACCAACACATGGACGAGGCTCAGGCCGAAGCCAAGGCATTTTTCAAGCAGCTCCAAACTACTAACCCAACGCTCAAGGAGATGCACCGGAAACAGGCTGAAAAGGGTATCTACTCTGACCATCGGATACTGGTTTTCGCCTCGTTGTCTCTTGGCGAACAGGGGTTAGATGACGTCCTAACGGCGGTGTCAGGCCAGCCTGATTCTGTAATTGTGTTCCGTGGCATCCCGGAAGGAATGAACTTGGGGCAGGGAGTTAAAGCTATTCAGGCGCTCGCGGCCAAAAAAGACCCAGTGCCGAACATCATCATCAACCCTACGTTGTTCAAAACGTACAACATCACAGCCGTTCCCACGATTGTGATGCTGGAGGATGAGCCGCTGCCTGGCGAACAACCAAACGTCGTCGCCCAGGTCTCCGGGTTGTCCGACCCGGTATGGTTGGCTCGGGAAGTGGATAACGGAGAAAAAGGCGATCTCGGCGTTAAGGGGCCGGTGGAGAAAATCAGTGAGCCAGACCTTATTGATGTTGCCAAGAAACGCCTTGCCAATATCGACTGGGAAGAGAAGAAGAAACAGGCTATAGAGCGCTTCTGGACCAAGCAGAATTTCAATGAGCTGCCCAGAGCGCCAAAATCTCGAACACGAGAAATTGACCCTAGCGTCATGATCACCAGTGACATCAGCACTCCGGATGGCACTGTGTTCGCTCACGCGGGTGACGTGATCAACCCATTGTGCGATCCGAAGGAAGTTTGCAAGCCTGGAACGCGGCCATTTACCCAAGCGGTCGTAGTTTTCGACCCGCTGGACAAAAAGCAAATGGAGCTGCTCGCCAAGAAGCTGCCTGAAATTAAGCAGGAACCTGGCGTACAACGGATTACCTATATCGCCACAGAGTTCGACAAAGACAAAGGCTGGGATTCCTACAAGAGTGTCACCGACAACTTTGACGCGCCGGTATATCTGCTGACGCCAGATCTGATTACCCGGTTCGAGCTGGAGCACACACCGAGCGTCATTACTGCCAGAGGCAAGAAGTTTGTTGTCCGCGAACTTGCTGAGGAGGGCGGTGAATGATTTTTGCCCCGGCTTTCCAACCAATTAAAGACGTCGGCACAGGTTCGTTTGTCGCTGCTGAGGTACTGGCTCGTTGGTACGACGAAGGCCGGGTTCTTACACCATCCTCTCTGTCATCACCTCCTTATTGGGGGCTGGTGGATATGGAGATGGCACGGTTCATTCAGGACAACCTTCATTATTGCTTGGATCTGTACCCAGCTCTTTTTCTGAATGTCTCTGAACATACTTTGCAATCAGACGTCATTTTCAAAGCGTGGTGGAGGGTTGTCCGCGACATTGCTAAGAATCACTCATCACGGCTTGTCATCGAGATTACCGAGGGCATTCAGGATGCCTCTCTCGCATTGAGATGGGAGGCTCTTACCGAAATAGGGGTTGAGCTGGCGCTGGATGACTATGGAGACAAAAACTCTTCGCTGGAGCGCCTGAGTCGTTATGACTGGCACTATTGCAAGTTTGACGCGAGAAGACTGCGGTCGCTTGAAGACTACTCGGCCATCCTCCACTGCCGCCGAAAAGGCATACAGCTCATTGCTGAGCAGGTGGAGAGCTTCCCATTGGGGGAGAGCGCCAAATTACTTGGACTGTCATGGCAACAAGGTTTCTATCACGGGAAGCCTGCTGTCATGGAGAAACACTTGAATTACGTAAAGGCCTTACCATGATGCAAAAAATTCTACGGGTCATTGCCGTTAGCGCGGTCTTTTGGGTTCGTTCGGTATCGGCTGACCCTGGGTGCCAGAATGCGGAAGTAATCGGCGGAAAACTGATTACTGACATCTGCTGGAGCTGTATTTTTCCCATCAAAGTAGCAGGGGTTCCTATAAGTGGTGGAGGCGGATCATTCCCGAGTGAAGCCGTAAGCAACCCTCTGTGTATGTGCGAGGATAATCTAGGGGTCCCTCGGCCTGGAGTCACCACTTCTATGTGGGAGCCAGCACGGCTTGTTGAATTTCAGAGAGTGCCTGGCTGCTCATCTGTCTTGAATGGTGTCAGGTTCCCGTTTGATAGGACTAACCAAGGGCATCATGGCATGGGAGACATGGATGGTGGTGATGGTTCTTTTATGCACTATCACTACTATGCGTTTCCTCTGTTGGTGATGCTCGATTTATTTATTAAGCAGACCTGTAATGCTGATGGGTATATGGATCTCGACATCATGTACATGTCGGAGCTCGACCCGACCTGGAACAATGATGAGCTCGCTTTTTTTACCAATCCAGAGGCGGCGGCAGTAGCAAACCCAATTGCGGCGGCTGCGTGTACTGCTGATGCTGTCTCATCAACCGCTGGAAAACCTTTAAAACAGCTTTTCTGGTGTGCTGGTTCATGGGGCACCCTGTATCCATTTAGTGGCAACCAGAATGGTGGAAAAGGTGTTATCCGCGATAGCAGTCTTCTTAGCACAAGGGTTCTGGCTGCTTTGCATCGCCGGGGGTTAGCGTGGAAGACAATGGGTTCTGAGGCTATGTGTAGAGGTGTTATTAGCCCAACACTACCCAAAACGCAGTACAAATTCACGCTATTGCATCCGGTTCCAGAGACAAACTCATCTCACGTAATTGGCGAATCCACTCTTACGTGGGGTCTGGCGCGAACTATACCGGCAATTGGGCAAGACCCTATTTACACCATCTGGCGATGGAATGATTGCTGTAACAATTGAGCAGACCCTAACGAATTTGCACGGGCATTTTAGATTATGCCCCAAAAGGGCCACTACACGTACAGGTGGCCCTTGTCTTCTCAGATAGCATGGGAAGGTTGAAATGGAGAACACAATGCGAAGTCATAATTACTTTATGAAAGCTGTGGCCTCGCTGTTGACAGTAACCATGTCTGCGCTGCCGATACATTCCTACGCTAACGGTAGCCAAGACCAGGACATCACAGCGGTGGGTAAAGAGGCCCAGGCTTTCGGACAAAACCTCTCAAACTCATTCAAGTCGAGCTCGGGGACTGTGCAAGATGGCACAATCTCTATGCCGACGTTGAAAGACGGTCAATTCCAAATGAACGGGGGGAGTCAGATTAATGTCAATGATCTATTCCCCGGAACGAGCGGGACCAACAATAAACCTGATAGTTATTACTTCCCTGATGCCAATAAACCTGATGTGGGCGGTCTGCAAGGCATTTACGACTCTGGCGATGACATGGACAGCGTGGGGAATAATGCAAAAGGGTCGCTGTGGAGTGATGCCAATAGTGCTAATCCATCAATCTCTGGTGCGGCATACAAGGTTCTTCTCGATGCCTCTAATCGATCACGCCCTGATTTCAGTAATGACCCTGTACTAAATCTAAGCAAAAAGACCTATGAGGATATGGACCTCATCGCAGGTGGCTTTGGGGATTGTTCTGCCGAAACAACCATCAATCAGAATACTATCAACGCCCACATTCCAGAGTATGAACGGTGTCAGCGTGTTGTAGATCAAAGCGCGGACTGTGAGGTTGTCCATGACTACGATGCCTCTGTGGTGAAGCACTATGATGGTCCATATAACCTCAAATCTTGTGGAGAAGGCTGTACTGAGTTGTGGATTGGCCGAGTTGGTAACGACTACTGGAGTGGCAACTGTTCGATTTATGAGGAATACACGCGGGTCCAAGTCAGTAATCCAGACGCCATAGTGTCTGCAACTCTTGAGTACGCCAAGTGGGATGACTACATGCAAGTTTGGGTTGGTAAATCAGGTCAGGAAACTAAAGTATGGTCCGGCCCTGACGGCAATTTCCCTCCAGAAACGGCTGGCCGATGTGAATTGTCAACAAGTTGGGAGCGAAACCCTAATATTGATGTCACTCCCTATTTCAAGAATGTGAAAGATGGTGATGTTGTTACGTTTAAGATCCGCGTTTCAGTAACTGGCGCAGGTGAGGGTTTTGGCCGCATAAAGCTACGCTATGACCCATCAAAAGCCATTACCAAGGATGAGTGGGCTCCACAGAGCTGCATGGATTCAGCCAAAGGGGTTGTAGATGGTTTTGCGGAAGGCGAGATCACATGTATAGATGACCCGACTGATGCTACGGGCTGCACAGTCATCAATGGGATCAAAGTTTGCGAATCTCAACTCAAGCCGTCACCTTTGCCTGGTATTCCAAAACTATGCAAAAAGGTTCGAGTTAAAGCTGACTATGACTTTTATAAGGGGCAAATGGACTGCTGGACAGACCCTCAAGGTGAAACGCACTGTCCGGTAAACACGG encodes the following:
- a CDS encoding EAL domain-containing protein translates to MIFAPAFQPIKDVGTGSFVAAEVLARWYDEGRVLTPSSLSSPPYWGLVDMEMARFIQDNLHYCLDLYPALFLNVSEHTLQSDVIFKAWWRVVRDIAKNHSSRLVIEITEGIQDASLALRWEALTEIGVELALDDYGDKNSSLERLSRYDWHYCKFDARRLRSLEDYSAILHCRRKGIQLIAEQVESFPLGESAKLLGLSWQQGFYHGKPAVMEKHLNYVKALP
- a CDS encoding S26 family signal peptidase — protein: MNFPLKKYFVKKESWKRFGVKAGVTLLVLWAAGAAFASRYRIGIDPQQEKCLPGYTFFLIDLNDQTLERGAVYAFQAKNMQPFYKDGTRMVKILTGMPGDKVEINDKWKITVNGDVVGEGLQLAGKLHLPESHFYGKTTLKENNYWFMGKSPFSFDSRYWGTVKNDQIIGRAYPLF
- a CDS encoding TrbC family F-type conjugative pilus assembly protein; protein product: MIRSLAAHIPCSKSVLVALIFSVAGGAYAQESPLTEQDKALIEKGKQIAQKAQKMEMPSLLQNQHMDEAQAEAKAFFKQLQTTNPTLKEMHRKQAEKGIYSDHRILVFASLSLGEQGLDDVLTAVSGQPDSVIVFRGIPEGMNLGQGVKAIQALAAKKDPVPNIIINPTLFKTYNITAVPTIVMLEDEPLPGEQPNVVAQVSGLSDPVWLAREVDNGEKGDLGVKGPVEKISEPDLIDVAKKRLANIDWEEKKKQAIERFWTKQNFNELPRAPKSRTREIDPSVMITSDISTPDGTVFAHAGDVINPLCDPKEVCKPGTRPFTQAVVVFDPLDKKQMELLAKKLPEIKQEPGVQRITYIATEFDKDKGWDSYKSVTDNFDAPVYLLTPDLITRFELEHTPSVITARGKKFVVRELAEEGGE
- a CDS encoding TraU family protein; protein product: MMQKILRVIAVSAVFWVRSVSADPGCQNAEVIGGKLITDICWSCIFPIKVAGVPISGGGGSFPSEAVSNPLCMCEDNLGVPRPGVTTSMWEPARLVEFQRVPGCSSVLNGVRFPFDRTNQGHHGMGDMDGGDGSFMHYHYYAFPLLVMLDLFIKQTCNADGYMDLDIMYMSELDPTWNNDELAFFTNPEAAAVANPIAAAACTADAVSSTAGKPLKQLFWCAGSWGTLYPFSGNQNGGKGVIRDSSLLSTRVLAALHRRGLAWKTMGSEAMCRGVISPTLPKTQYKFTLLHPVPETNSSHVIGESTLTWGLARTIPAIGQDPIYTIWRWNDCCNN
- a CDS encoding DsbC family protein, with amino-acid sequence MRTKLLGALMVFGIITGTAHASSKLEITDPRAAKIEDIVELPIKGVRAVQSDGQIMFLSENGRFVISGQIYDLWSKKPLNTMSQMRDVAERIHFKSMGMDVDTLNTVSMGRGDKEVVVFVDPRCAVCHQLMGDAKSLVDDYTFKFIVIPALGAESNRLAKNLYCAKDKTHALDALMNNTLGSLPSKETCDPGQYDQTLLTAHFIGIEGVPFVVAPDGRVSKGRPKNLKSWLESVE
- the traC gene encoding type IV secretion system protein TraC → MIVTIKKKLEETLIPEHLRAAGIIPVLAYDEDDHVFLMDDHSAGFGFMCEPLCGADEKVQERMNGFLNQEFPSKTTLQFVLFRSPDINQEMYRMMGLRDGFRHELLTSVIKERINFLQHHTTERIFAKTNKGIYDNGLIQDLKLFVTCKVPIKNNNPTESELQQLAQLRTKVESSLQTVGLRPRTMTAVNYIRIMSTILNWGPDASWRHDSVDWEMDKPICEQIFDYGTDVEVSKNGIRLGDYHAKVMSAKKLPDVFYFGDALTYAGDLSGGNSSIKENYMVVTNVFFPEAESTKNTLERKRQFTVNQAYGPMLKFVPVLADKKESFDTLYESMKEGAKPVKITYSVVLFAPTKERVEAAAMAARNIWRESRFELMEDKFVALPMFLNCLPFCTDRDAVRDLFRYKTMTTEQAAVVLPVFGEWKGTGTYHAALISRNGQLMSLSLHDSNTNKNLVIAAESGSGKSFLTNELIFSYLSEGAQVWVIDAGKSYQKLSEMLNGDFVHFEEGTHVCLNPFELIQNYEDEEDAIVSLVCAMASAKGLLDEWQISALKQVLSRLWEEKGKEMKVDDIAERCLEEENDQRLKDIGQQLYAFTSKGSYGKYFSRKNNVSFQNQFTVLELDELQGRKHLRQVVLLQLIYQIQQEVFLGERNRKKVVIVDEAWDLLKEGEVSVFMEHAYRKFRKYGGSVVIATQSINDLYENAVGRAIAENSASMYLLGQTEETVESVKRSGRLTLSEGGFHTLKTVHTIQGVYSEIFIKSKSGMGVGRLIVGDFQKLLYSTDPVDVNAIDQFVKQGMSIPEAIKAVMRSRQQAA
- a CDS encoding Ig-like domain-containing protein — its product is MINFKPKIPAMLGALAVLTAGAAHAELLEYTFKAPDGTQRSLTPNANYANPTGNISFALSAGIDRKVKISVIRSDGTVVSTATSHLLGATDRITVGGKSYYGAELQLPAPSEGVYKLRAEILASDGSSVQTDEYPLQVDTTAPSLANVTVKGEWNRALSDGTLLRGPNRFSGIDVSASDAGSSVSSIQAYAVDSKGKRSPVVSVNYANGQGQLLNWSTVFPNGEDLYTLHFEALDKAGNKGSIAYPIAWDSVGAKSGENPEPVAVYDPKNPQASTFKVNGQALSGFAPYQNGMTIYSDTYRVLYRIPKTNSYPSSPYGAQSGNWCDYKNCIEGNIIAEDGTYDYRQTQADVFQQHGTKTKSFIIYDWVMNSLGNTSVSVKADPSVSLAPIGKYVEYLRDDGQWVRGETINMSSVNHYKKLRFHVEPRPYAQELWGSWLPTTKIPANASYAEVDTDISFSGRSCSWPGYWSRPEGKPELPSDRIGATFCYDLNPPEIAGLERNGRIFKAHFREPDSFDGWGVNQWVISNNSSASAITSTGEERPLSRTEVLRSSTNDWFFTFSAENLSEGTYTGISLVAKDAFGNEVKQVFTGSQYAMSIDNSAPTLTVSISDGAPIQSLDDVVITLTDTADPSPKLTSIALVGGPADDKVQLSWREESKGRFRLEYPVMFPSLKEGESYTLTVSGEDAQGNAVQKAVGFEYKPRQVMLADGMDGKVMVPAVTHEFVHADGKRIIETKPLTLSDGAVVTGSYDVFATLRSDAKVPLVVNGVRIEPGQTMGIMSQHDFGASGGRLSIPVKPAVPDVVGSSSLLVMTSAPNSPILVVDINTWKGTAKLSAESWTIRQVIDPVKIYALPESGVPCRFTTKEDVAMAADPIRDPVCLLQWDRTPDEAEQTTQDNNGMKVAGLVGQAVSIGEQPVEYSLYLFSGDGSKVKVGSGSQNLTVTTAYGSVGYTPIDDIAQVNRVIEDFDVNFKQSKGPDCSITLSADRAKNEAANKAVGSASRTCLFEWQQIPDGLVQDPLSESPSLSGSLAENGDHPLGWRVSIFTRNGTRVTLNDETFNVEAVDPPAPTVELASDYNFKDNIYLVPMTGNYLGDAIINSERADLDIAISRNSDVLESETFTPGWGATNKVYRRINTDERALWEETTYKVNAAYNKVPDVKTEVVYRAISAPSDSIRPIVEVKGDTAIDTQALPVRVLIRDQYKPDGDYDANTMGVWKVRLIQQKAYNETVALTDYAEASNGEAQFSVDLSGVDTSSVRIAAEAVLESPVEGYNRTELSIRPAFLTVLRGGAIGAGVEARKLSGEAPFTAVFKLSLDDRQDLRATGQVVWETSKDDGKTWEQFIPEDRYKYQLVKTFDKGEYQVRAKVVNVNSGAEKYTEAVSVVAYDKPDIAVIGPTTLFVGSEGKYTANLTLNDEPISGGNAIVEWSTDGGKTYAQTGDSITLSSDEETRYRLWARVRSATAPADDGYAYEVAKTAVDFRAVKAPRPYVTGPRVIETGKKYVFKAETSLPYRGMDVKLNGFFTLPDGSIVQGDTAEYVPSDTDLNQATVETKYTTWIEGYRDQGAEASHSLRSRVWQYVWPSFGMQVRKNADVAPATITASVRPIAFNGKLEEPTYEWELPEGAVIQDQRQDIVRSFVINEPGDYNIKVTVRDARGHETVIEQPLKIGQAEPYAIDLQYSGSNKYEREPLDVLLRPYISGGHPRDRISTRVYSVDGTPLESSGYYGRATLGAGEHSIKLKITSEMGHEAEGEVNINVAENKLPACSLSSRETVGSWIVYANCEDTDGRMKSYEWTIAGELQSISSDRVTISKGTYETMPTISLVGVDDSGGKSEAVTMN